A stretch of the Nicotiana tabacum cultivar K326 chromosome 6, ASM71507v2, whole genome shotgun sequence genome encodes the following:
- the LOC107793215 gene encoding uncharacterized protein LOC107793215, with product MASHEQSYRAGETKGRTQEKVGQTMESMKDKAQAAKDKTSETAHSAKGTAHDKAGTAKYKAADAAQVTDEKAHGAAQATKEKASGAAQATKEKASGAAQATKEKASEMMESAKETAQAGQEKTGGILQKTGEQVKSMAQGAADAVKHTFGMADTDEDHPTATKTREL from the exons ATGGCTTCCCACGAACAGAGCTACAGAGCTGGTGAAACCAAGGGCCGAACTCAG GAGAAGGTTGGTCAAACAATGGAAAGCATGAAAGACAAGGCGCAAGCAGCAAAGGACAAGACTTCTGAGACGGCGCATTCAGCCAAAGGAACTGCTCATGATAAGGCAGGCACCGCCAAATATAAGGCTGCAGATGCAGCTCAGGTTACTGACGAGAAGGCTCACGGAGCAGCTCAGGCAACCAAGGAGAAGGCCAGCGGAGCAGCTCAGGCAACCAAAGAGAAGGCCAGTGGAGCAGCTCAGGCTACAAAAGAGAAGGCTTCAGAAATGATGGAGTCTGCAAAAGAAACTGCACAAGCTGGGCAAGAGAAAACTGGGGGAATCCTGCAAAAGACTGGAGAACAAGTGAAGAGCATGGCTCAGGGTGCTGCTGATGCTGTGAAGCATACCTTTGGTATGGCCGATACTGATGAAGATCATCCAACTGCCACCAAAACCAGAGAACTTTAG